The Streptomyces cynarae genome contains a region encoding:
- a CDS encoding winged helix-turn-helix transcriptional regulator: MSDLLTERDAWSMANCSIARALEIVGTKTALLIMREAFFGTRRFDDFARRVGIGEPATSARLKELTAAGLLERVPYREPGQRTRYAYQLTEKGRDFMPVLVALRQWGDTWAAGEQGPPVVVRHKECGAAVHAVLQCEDGHEVTLEDSVLDAGPGLIRTRERRADQHAG; the protein is encoded by the coding sequence ATGAGCGATCTGCTGACGGAACGCGACGCCTGGTCGATGGCGAACTGCTCCATCGCCCGCGCCCTGGAGATCGTCGGCACGAAGACGGCGCTGCTGATCATGCGCGAGGCGTTCTTCGGTACACGCCGGTTCGACGACTTCGCACGGCGGGTGGGCATCGGCGAGCCCGCCACCTCGGCGCGCCTGAAGGAACTGACCGCCGCCGGGTTGCTGGAGCGCGTCCCCTACCGCGAACCCGGCCAGCGGACCCGGTACGCGTACCAACTCACCGAGAAGGGCCGCGACTTCATGCCCGTGCTCGTGGCGCTGCGCCAGTGGGGCGACACCTGGGCGGCGGGTGAACAGGGGCCGCCGGTGGTCGTACGCCACAAGGAGTGCGGCGCCGCCGTGCACGCCGTCCTGCAGTGCGAGGACGGGCACGAGGTCACGCTCGAGGACTCGGTCCTCGACGCCGGCCCCGGCCTGATCCGCACGCGCGAACGACGCGCCGATCAGCACGCCGGGTGA
- a CDS encoding alpha/beta hydrolase has product MEEDVPAFRATPVLERRARAFVETYACPTASDPDAAASRARMAALWSGGGRDEPDVEEEWLALPGGEGSRIRVRILRPAGSDEPLPVVLYLHGLGWMLTDAYAHRNLVTDLVLGADAAVVVPEYDVSADARYPGAVERAHTVAGWIARHGAQCRLDGTRMAVVGVSAGAHHAAALTLVARRRGGPGLRHQVLVCPVTDAAMDTPSYRQFADGYFLGRAAMSGYWERYAPDPETRTQDIVSPLRTPTHRLRGLPPALVLTAEADVLRDEGEAYAARLRGADVPVVSVRYHGTVHGFVLFDLLRGTLASRAARIQVTDTLHAALHTS; this is encoded by the coding sequence GTGGAAGAAGACGTTCCGGCCTTTCGGGCGACGCCGGTTCTCGAACGACGGGCGCGTGCTTTCGTCGAGACGTACGCCTGTCCCACGGCCTCGGACCCCGACGCCGCCGCCTCCAGGGCGCGTATGGCGGCCCTGTGGAGCGGCGGAGGCCGAGACGAGCCCGACGTCGAGGAGGAGTGGCTCGCGCTGCCCGGTGGCGAAGGCAGCCGGATACGGGTGCGGATCCTCCGCCCCGCCGGCAGCGACGAGCCTCTGCCGGTGGTGCTGTACCTGCACGGCCTCGGCTGGATGCTGACCGACGCCTACGCGCACCGCAACCTGGTGACGGACCTGGTTCTGGGAGCGGACGCCGCCGTGGTCGTGCCCGAATACGACGTGTCGGCCGACGCACGGTACCCGGGTGCCGTCGAGCGGGCCCACACGGTCGCCGGGTGGATCGCACGCCATGGCGCTCAATGTCGGCTGGACGGGACCAGGATGGCGGTCGTCGGGGTCAGCGCGGGCGCCCATCACGCGGCGGCCCTCACCCTGGTGGCCCGACGGCGCGGCGGACCGGGCCTGCGTCATCAGGTGCTGGTCTGCCCGGTCACCGACGCGGCGATGGACACCCCGTCCTACCGCCAGTTCGCGGACGGGTACTTCCTGGGGCGCGCCGCCATGAGCGGTTACTGGGAGCGCTACGCGCCGGACCCGGAGACCCGGACGCAGGACATCGTCTCCCCGCTGCGCACACCCACCCACCGTCTGCGGGGCCTGCCGCCCGCGCTCGTCCTCACCGCCGAGGCCGATGTGCTGCGCGACGAAGGCGAGGCGTACGCGGCGCGACTGAGGGGAGCGGACGTCCCGGTCGTGTCGGTCCGCTATCACGGCACGGTCCACGGCTTCGTCCTGTTCGACCTGCTCCGCGGCACGCTCGCGTCCAGAGCGGCCCGCATCCAGGTGACGGACACCCTGCACGCCGCCCTGCACACCTCCTGA
- a CDS encoding helix-turn-helix transcriptional regulator, which translates to MSLTPASAGTGGTRSTRRADGRTARALGFLQVRTVRGAAQTYVHLPDDGAPEPCLLLGLHASGRATLVRRGTAEACGPDDLFVCDGTEPFTLHEAEDFALHLVRIPRRALALTDHQARVLSDRAPFTDGAVAPLLGPLLRELVGALPEYSSRTAHHLAGTVAELVTLLAVENADAGPHDEREDRRSLIRQVRAHVDTNLWDRELTPAGVAAAQHLSIRYLHKLFEGHDSTIGRWIQHRRLTEARRELARPGRNDTTVSAVARRWGFASATHFSRSFRAAYGVSPSDWRDDRTRVSRGRGNADG; encoded by the coding sequence ATGAGCCTGACACCCGCATCCGCCGGCACCGGCGGCACCCGCAGCACCCGCCGCGCCGACGGGCGTACAGCTCGCGCCCTCGGCTTCCTTCAGGTGCGTACCGTCCGGGGAGCGGCACAGACCTACGTCCACCTCCCCGACGACGGAGCTCCCGAACCCTGTCTGCTGCTGGGCCTCCACGCCTCCGGCCGGGCGACCCTCGTCCGTCGGGGAACCGCGGAGGCATGCGGGCCCGACGACCTGTTCGTCTGCGACGGAACCGAGCCGTTCACCCTCCACGAGGCGGAGGACTTCGCACTGCACCTGGTACGAATCCCTCGTCGCGCCCTGGCGCTCACCGACCACCAGGCACGGGTACTGAGCGACCGGGCCCCCTTCACCGACGGCGCGGTGGCGCCCCTGCTCGGGCCTCTCCTGCGGGAGCTCGTCGGCGCGCTGCCGGAGTACTCATCCCGCACGGCGCACCATCTGGCGGGCACCGTCGCGGAGTTGGTCACCCTGCTGGCCGTCGAGAACGCCGATGCCGGACCACACGATGAGCGGGAGGACCGCCGGTCCCTGATCCGGCAGGTGCGCGCCCACGTCGACACGAACCTGTGGGACCGGGAGCTGACGCCCGCCGGCGTCGCCGCGGCCCAGCACCTCTCGATCCGCTACCTCCACAAGCTCTTCGAAGGCCATGACAGCACGATCGGCCGGTGGATCCAGCACCGCCGTCTGACGGAGGCACGGCGGGAACTGGCCCGGCCGGGGCGGAACGACACCACGGTGTCGGCGGTCGCCAGGCGCTGGGGGTTCGCGAGCGCCACACACTTCAGCCGCAGCTTCCGCGCGGCGTACGGGGTGTCGCCCAGCGACTGGCGGGACGACCGGACCCGGGTCTCCCGAGGGCGCGGGAACGCCGACGGTTGA
- a CDS encoding helix-turn-helix domain-containing protein → MSALPGTPASPGTGTSTDVGAAVSRWLAPVLEHTRQDAPASGSVTLHHFGYVRLVACEAVELRLSRGPRSIAQDASEAVALLVARNGTVRLAQDGRGAHVESGQLALIDLRRPFSVEHRDHARMLFFRVPVHALHIPSALLRSVTARALTPKGGVAALLPLVLRHLEESAARTPPAVAEGFGGIVTELVAALVDELTEEAEAETPRTGRHELVVTIRRYIDRHLDDPELSAERIAGAHLISVRYLHRLFEGEGVTVGRLILRRRVEECARELARRGRVSPSISVVAARWGFRNAAHFSRAFKAVHGHSPQQWRRLAGTSAADTTATADGDAARECGPDRAIAAPARSSRAS, encoded by the coding sequence GTGAGCGCTCTACCCGGGACGCCCGCCTCGCCGGGGACCGGCACATCCACCGATGTGGGAGCCGCCGTCTCGCGATGGCTCGCGCCGGTCCTCGAGCACACCCGGCAGGACGCCCCGGCGAGCGGCTCGGTGACCCTGCACCACTTCGGCTATGTGCGCCTGGTCGCCTGTGAGGCCGTGGAGCTCCGCCTCAGCCGTGGGCCCCGCTCCATCGCCCAGGACGCCTCGGAGGCCGTCGCCCTGCTGGTCGCGCGGAACGGGACCGTGCGCCTGGCCCAGGACGGCCGGGGCGCCCACGTGGAGAGCGGGCAACTGGCGCTCATCGACCTGCGCCGGCCCTTCTCGGTCGAGCACCGGGACCACGCCCGGATGCTGTTCTTCCGCGTGCCCGTTCACGCACTGCACATCCCCTCGGCCCTCCTGCGCTCCGTCACCGCCCGTGCCCTCACACCGAAGGGCGGAGTGGCGGCGCTGCTGCCACTCGTCCTGCGGCACCTGGAAGAGTCCGCCGCACGGACGCCCCCCGCCGTGGCAGAGGGGTTCGGAGGCATCGTGACCGAGTTGGTGGCCGCCCTGGTCGACGAGCTGACCGAGGAGGCGGAGGCGGAGACGCCTCGGACAGGGCGCCACGAGTTGGTCGTCACCATCCGCCGGTACATCGACCGGCATCTGGACGACCCCGAGCTGTCGGCCGAGCGCATCGCCGGCGCGCACCTGATCTCGGTGCGCTATCTGCATCGCCTCTTCGAGGGCGAGGGTGTCACCGTGGGCAGGCTGATCCTGCGCCGGCGGGTCGAGGAGTGTGCTCGGGAACTCGCTCGGCGCGGACGGGTGAGTCCGTCCATCTCCGTGGTGGCGGCCCGCTGGGGCTTCCGCAACGCGGCGCACTTCAGCCGTGCCTTCAAGGCCGTTCACGGGCATTCGCCGCAGCAGTGGCGTCGTCTGGCGGGCACGTCCGCGGCCGATACGACCGCGACCGCCGATGGGGACGCGGCTCGTGAGTGCGGACCGGACCGCGCGATCGCCGCCCCGGCCCGGTCGTCGCGGGCCTCCTGA